The Homalodisca vitripennis isolate AUS2020 chromosome 7, UT_GWSS_2.1, whole genome shotgun sequence DNA segment atgttaaatttttatttaagtttgctcattaggtttgtacattgtgtatacatttggttgtttaggttactttattgatttattacattgtgtataccattgtatataatgtgttattgtaatattttcaaaaataaatcatattctattctatttcaaaattaattaagcCAATGGGTTTTATCATTCATTGAATACTTTAGGTCTCATTTCAACTACGAGGATTTTCTTTCGGCCACTTGTGGACAAGAGTACTCAATAGTTCATACTATGGTTATTTGTGCACTGTGATGTTAGTTCCTTCCTGACACGACAATTTAAGATATGGCTTATAGTGACATAGTTAcagaaattttgtttgtatttcaatCAAATCAAGTTGTAACAATGTAAAACCTCACTTATTCAATCATTCACATACACCACTCCTATACAGTCCGCAACCAGTCCTTGACCATCACCCAAAGTGAGCATGACTCCTGATATTGTTGGAAGTAAGttctataaaactaatttaattaattttcaaactcgCATTTTCAAATTTCACCCTATAAtcacaatttgtaataaaataaataatgagtattaaaattttgggtttacaAATAGACAAAACTTTTAATTGGAACATTAATGTAGAAAAATAACTTTCCAAAATTTCATCAAGTTTATATGCAGTAATTAGACTGATAAACCTGtgcaaaaaagaaacattaaaggttatttattttgtgtatattcaTTCAATAATATCTTTTGGAATCTCACTTTACAGTGATACTGctgtaaataatctaaattctattctaaaaattcagaaaaaagccATTAGAATGATTTTTAATCTTCATGATAGAACATCCGTTAAGGaatactttaaaaaagaaaatattagtttatgggatgtatattttttaactattttgtaaattaaaagcaAACTTCAGGAACTGGAATTGGTAGGAGATAATCACAACCATTTCGTAAGAAATGGTAATAAATGTAGCAATAAAGCCCTCATaccttataaatttttaaaaagaaaccaaagCATATTGGatcaacattttataacaattttcctATTGAAATCAAGTCAGAGGTTATAggttacattcaataaatttaaaataaaattcaaaaagtttcTCATCAATAAAGCTGTATATTCCTTTAATGAAtcttttgttgtaataaatttccaaaagctgttttaattgtaaccttttaagtgtaataattgtattttaaactttctatATTTCCTGTGATAAATCTAGTATTTTCTGTatgtattcttgtttttatttatttatttctttttttatatagtagGGACATTAAATTAAATCCTGACACCAATCTTGTAAATACTAAATGAATAAAGCTGCTTTGAagtgaattgaattgaataaatagCAAACTTGAACAGTGAACAACCTATTGAAAATTATGATCAGTGGACAGGAATAGCGAGTAGAGAGGCTCCCCCACTTGAGGATCATCCACTGATATCAGATATGAAGTTAAAATTCCATGCTAtgctacattttattaaaatgatcaAACATCTTGTCACTGATCATCACATTGCAGTAATTAAGGTGAGGCAAAACTGGAGTATTCACCAACATTACACTAATAATGATATCCAGCTGGAAGTATTAAACGAACCGCTTGAGACAATATATACAGgcaaaatacacataaaaaaagCCTATTACACATAAACTATTTATTGCTTGCTCAGTATCAGTTATGGAACAGCAATGATTGGCTAGAGTCATATCCAACTATAataccccacccccccccccccccacccccccccccccccacccccccccccccccacccccccccccccccacccccccccccccccacccccccccccccccaaagaatTATCTAGTAAGGGTTGACAAACAATTCATACTATAAAGtggaatttattgtaataaatcaattttttagaaataaaacttaattaaattaacactGTCACGGATTATTAATCTAcgtcttaaataaatattaatgccATTATTATATGATGTGAAAGAATTCATGTATGATTTCAGATTCATAAAGCGATAAGCATGTTTACGTCAGAGATCATAGCCAAATGTGTGTTCGGTCTAGATGGCAACGTATTCTACGATCCAAACGCAGAATTCTACCAACAAGGCCAAAAACTTTGGGCGGGCTCATTTTACAATCCTGTGATAATGTTTGTGGCATTCTTTCTCCCCTTTGTCAACAAATTGCTTGGAAGAGGGTAAATATGAGGGTTAATGTTCTTGTGTGATTTATATGAACATTGTTAAGGCTGAATAACATGAATGTTAAAGCTAATTATTATTCATAGATAGCTTTCACTAATTATTtggatttcatattttaatttagctAAAACCAATAACCGCTTTAATTTCAGACTGTTCCCGAATGATGTATTAGACTTTTTTTGCCAACACAATCAAGCAAACGGCAGAGTACAGGAAGAAAAATCCTGATAAAGTGCCAGatgattttattcaatattttctaaacatgAAAAACGAGAATGCTGGTAAGAATAGTTCGTAATGCTGTATAAAAGCTCAAGGGTTGAATGTAAactaagttatttaataaaaacttagtgaaaaacttgttttacatattataatatagattACGGTTTTTTATACCTCACGCTCTTATTAGAACTAAATTTGTATtgcatattttgttttcataattgcATGTGTGTCAGCTAATATTAGTATTTCTTCCAGGAAATTGtacatactttttatatattctacATTAAGTTTCTTGTTAGAGACATACATGATTAATATCgctataaatttaattcattatgtCCCTTTATATGAGTAAGTCACTTCTATAATTACACACTACTTTTGTTAAACTCAGGTTCGTGCCAAATCAAATCTAAACAGTGTTGTTATTAAAAGTGTATacctttgttaaaataaaactagcagGCTCATTTCCTACGTGTAGTTCGAattttaaatacgagtatatgaaattaaattaaattaaaaatgcctttattaaagaggtggagttagggctattttaagccctctctaccactcaacgcCATATTGTATGcagaaaatttacaatagtttaatgcagttttggtaaattattaaatttttctttaatagaaaaaaaaacaaaaacacttaacctatgcaaaattaaattatcttaaagtaaaaatctatatatttaaatgaatacttacatatttaaatgaatacaagataattcaaaatgaagagcaagaagcaagaaacattcaatcactctaacacaccgGTTGGCCACTTGACCACAACAAGCAGCACCGCCTGTCACCCTGACAGGCCCCCCAGCAGCAAGCCCCTAAGCCCCTAAATATAGTGTATCTTCTTGagataattcaattcaattgCTTGATTtcgatttggttaatttttcgcGGACCACAACAACAaagcatgttttttatttaatatggcaTTGTTTTACTAAAACCACTCTCCATCTCAATTAGAGAGGGAAAATAATTAGATGGGTTATTATAAATGATCGatttatattgtggttttaaacaaaaaatgttttttatggtaCTTTCTTTActcaaacctttaaaaaaaaaaccgtaaattttattaaaaattttgacaaacccTGATCATACGTAATAGTCACATATGATTCTCGGTAAAATCTTATTAAGGTCACGTTGCTGTGTTATGtgcattgttttatttcaagGATTTTATATCTCAAGAAGAAAAGAACAATCAGCTAAAATAAGAAGTTGAGGATGTTTCCTTgtgtttaagatttttataatacaaccattataacatataataacaaaataatcatcGAAACCGACTCgtaattgttacaaaaatgttgtagTATACGttgtagtaaaaatacaaaataaatatttacagccAAATCAAtctattcttaattattttttttaatatcttgttGCAGGATTCACCATCGAAGATGTGATTGCCCATAGCTTAACGTTCTTCACCGATGGATCTGAAACCTCATCGGTGGTAGCCAACTTTCTTATATATGAGTTGACAGTGAACCCAGACATCCAGGAGGCTGTGAGAGAAGAGGTTCTGGCCATGGAGTCCTTCAGCTTTGAGTCCATTTCTTCACTATCTCTACTTGATCGCGTTATCCAAGGTACAGAGTTGTATTTCCTGAAAACTTCGTactaattgtaatttgtatattttccgaCCTTCATATCCTCATAATTTACGAAAGAGTTTTCACATATTTTGCACTATTACACACAAAAATTTTCTgtcagaaaaaaatatacatagagctcatgtgaatttttgaacatgatacttttttatttacaactaattcaAACACTAAGTATGGGAATAGAGCTTATACGTAAAAGTCCGTTAGCATTCATAGTTTTGCAAAATTCTATCACGATACTTACGTTAAggtctataattaatttaaacaaattttgtccttacataattttcaatgtCCACTGTATTTCCAAAAGAAAATAGGTACATCTCAACTTAGTCATAGTAcatataaactaaactaaatattttattactcaggcTATGTACAAGAAATGCTAAATTATGGAAACAACACAAAAAGTACTCTTTGATGAAGCGCAATTTGAGAGTTTTATTACCAGTTCAGGAGTGCCACAAGGCTCCAGTTCGGGTTCACTGTTTTACAAATCAATGGCAATCTATCTTGAATTGCAACATCCAACTTGACGTTTATTATGTTAAAGTTTTTCTACTCCTTGTGGGAGTTGCAGAcgatttattttttcaatcattaacTCTTCTGTAGGAAAGGCTGAAATAAATCACAAGACCCTGAACCTCAGCATTATTGTGGttgttcctttatttttttttaagatttgagGCTGTAAGATTGTGAAGAAACGTATTGTACAGGATCTTGGTATTTCCATTGTTTCCAAGTTAATTTCCTTTAAACACATACGCAGAATTGTTTCAAAAGCTTGAAGAAACTTGGTCTAGTGGTTTGGATCACAAGGTTTTTAACAACAAAGAATCCTGCAAGATACTTCACGGATTCTTAACCGGAAGCCTTCTTGGGTGTACCACCGTTATCTGGAACAAGAACAGATTTTGCAATGGAGGCTGCGCTGAGATGATTTCCTTCGTATATGACCTAAATATTTCCTGAAGTTGTTTCAGTGGATTTACAAAGCTTTCTTGTGCGGTTAAACTTTTTATAGACCTCGTAACGTTCACTCTTAGAGGAAAACTTTTAGGTATGTACATTCCGCAGGAGATATCTGCTTTAGGTAGTCCCTGTTTTTGAGAAAGAGACCAGATAATTTGATGCACTGGAATCACACCCTTACCatttataacttttgaaaaacTGTGTTGAAACTTTTTTAACTTGCGTGAAAGTGTGATGTGTGGATGTGCACACAGCTTGTTTTCAGTAAGGCAAAATTGTCTCAAGGTTTGCATGCATGACCTTGAACTTTCTAGAGTTTTGATAGGGAACCATTGGCCAGTGGAAGGATCGGTGATGTGACTTGAATGGAAGcttcataaaataatacaatgttatattttcaaatgataaaattaattccaagtgTGCCAAAGAGGGACATTTATtggtacttaattaaaataactaaaaatcaaCTGGCTTTCGATGAAGAAACATTTCAGTATCTTCAAAGCGTAAGAACTTCACATGCATGGTAAAAGTTATCTCGCTAAAGGTGTAAACAataggatttttttattatattaattaccaataattaatttattacatttttttgttcttagaaacTTTGCGCAAGTACGGACTTTTCATTATGAGCAAAGAATGCACCAAGGACTGCGTACTAAAAGCCGGTGGTCGATCATTTCCAGTCCGCAAAGGGCAAGAAGTAAGTCcattttatcattaatatactCAATATTGTACCTATAGTGAGCTTTTTCATCGAATAGCCCATCATTATTCCAAAAAGATGGTTTCAATATTTCGATTACTATTACGTTAAGGAAGTCGTATACAATTATGTAggttatttaaaacagattacCCTTAATAACTTACAGTATATAAGATTAGATAAAGTATACAATGTAAAACGttaagaagtaatttatttagtgtcttgatatacacaattttagaatatatatatatatatataattagcagtttttttattaatgtgtcTAACACCATAATAGTcccaaaatactttttaaatttcacgtaaaacttcggtaaactgttttaatataccAGAAAATTAGCGacgtaaaaatgtttagtaaaaatttatcagaaaatttttgcgatttaatgtttgCAAGAGTAGTGTCCTAATAAAATCAGAATTTCGTGGGACCATTGATTATGTAAATGTAATCAACATCGAAATCACTAGGAATATTGGATGCATAAAAGGAATGCATAAACATTAGGTGTGGCATAACGCTGTCACTTATGcctgtaatattaaatttttaccaatacatttttttaatatgttcctACTGAAAACCGATTATATACCTTAATCGTCTTATAATTATGAACTAAATGAGtgttaaaaaccaaacaaattatgaaaaataacatgtaaatattgttattttcaaatattgtagaTTCTTTTTGGGATCTTATGAGACTAAGGAGAAATTTAAACAACGTTATAAAACAAGAGGGATACAAACATGTCaataatctttttatatataaaaacaaaatctactGCCTAACTCATCCTGAGATTTTTAAAGCCACAAAACGCACTTAGAAGAAATCTTGTACTCAAGTTCCTCTTACTTGCTGCTCagtaagacatttttgctttaaattttgcagtCTAAACAcgtaaatatactataatttcaataaaatattaaaaatcacaaaaattatattCCTGTAACTTTTACACAAAGTTGGTCTTACTTCTTAGGTGCTaacaaagaaattacagaaatttACGCAGCATCGAAACACATAGTTTGTGCTCTATTATTCCGTTACGAACAGCGGTTACCTTCTACTAGCTCGTATAAATAACAGGCACATAAATACTAATAAAGAGGAGCTTgcaacaaaatgttttcagaaacgtgcaaattttttattagaaGCAAAGTTAttgaatagaaaatttaaatacttttcacTAAATGTTTCcctattaatcaataaaaatgtatatactttattccTTCAACCGATATTGATGATTTATGTTTAACTAAAAGTCTTGAAAACAACAAACCacctgaaaaataataaaatcaataatttcgatatcaaagatataAAGTTTCagcttttatttacttaaaatacgtTACAGAAgtcttatttgttttaaatttacggAAGGGGAGAGGAAAatagtcaataaaaaatatatataaacagttttatattttgtttcttgaagTATTGTATCAGTAGCGAGGCTGCTTGAAGGTTATATTCAGTGTACAGTACTGAATTTAAAAGATGGATTTTGTTGCAAAGTAGCCATTTGTATACATATTGGGCATAGtactgtaatacatatttttcgtGATCTACTCGTATATGCTGAGGGGATATAAAACTGGATTTAAAATCAGAGAAAACATAACCAAATATGAGTGTAAGGGCCAGGATTTTTAGATAAATGGAAATTTTTCTAGGAAAAATAATAACCATAGGTTAATAGTCTTAAAAGTACGGCGCAGGGATCATATAAAGGATTTATTACTGTAACGATAACTTATGACTTCCATATGGTTTtgcacaatttttgttttttcataaagaTAGGATAACAatagttttgtttcataaaaaggACAATAGAATTCTGTCTGTATGCGACTTAAAGAATGGTAGTGCTAGATCCTATGAATCCAGTAAGATTTTTGATTACTTTGTTTCAGGTGATAATACCAGTGTATGGAATCCAGAGAGACCCTGACATTTACCCCGATCCTGACAAGTTCGATCCTGACAGATTTCTGCCAGAAAATGTCAAGAATAGGCACCCCATGACCTATCTGTCTTTTGGAGGCGGCCCCCGCTTGTGTATTGGTAAATAGTTACTTGAATGTCTGTTTATAGAACGCTCTTGTTGTTCGTACCTAGATAACTcgttgtataaatatgtattaaatataaaattttattatattaatgaattcataactggtaaataatttaagaacGATTAATCACTGTCTACGTTTCCCAATTTCACAGACAAAGACatgctatatttattatttactttattttttttattttataagtaagaaCTACAACCACACTCGTATCGtacacgtttttattttaaaacaaaattggtaTTTTTATCAGGTAGTAGTTAgtggttaatttaaaatacaaatttttgaaactttataactttacaaatttgtgattttatgcactatactttttaatttttaagttgaacTAGCAGTAGACGGTTGTTTAGATGTACTTGACATAAATTACTAATAGGTTACTTTTCTGTACTCCTAGGCTGTTAGTAGCCTAATTACGTAATCAATGTGACAATATTATATCTACTTGTAATCGTGGTTGATgtatgtgaaaaattaaaatgttaagatatCTATAGTCAATATAGAAGTCAACCGCGGCTTTGCACCTATTTTCGTATTGAATAGCAGATATTTCATAGGGATATCCTTTATAATAGCTTAATAAATACTCCTTAAAGTGAGTGATTATCACTGGATATTCCAATCTCCCGGTAGAATTcagaataacttaaatttaagtaaagaGCAATATTTGAGGACCTGAAGTCGGaaagtgaaacaatttttatgaatacCAATGCAATAcacaaatttttcta contains these protein-coding regions:
- the LOC124365917 gene encoding probable cytochrome P450 6a13 encodes the protein MKNENAGFTIEDVIAHSLTFFTDGSETSSVVANFLIYELTVNPDIQEAVREEVLAMESFSFESISSLSLLDRVIQETLRKYGLFIMSKECTKDCVLKAGGRSFPVRKGQEVIIPVYGIQRDPDIYPDPDKFDPDRFLPENVKNRHPMTYLSFGGGPRLCIGYRFANCQIKVLMANLLSNFRLVKSPKTVDNIKLSPVMFFPMPETTIWIRLQKL